Proteins from a single region of Stappia sp. ES.058:
- the mgtE gene encoding magnesium transporter has product MLELPAVRDDEGRISAEFLALIEAAIEAEDAAALIGLVGDLHEADVADLIESMDGDSRGPFVRLLGDEFDFATLTELDEAVRLKILEELPAKTLAEGIGELDSDDAVYILEDLSEEEQAAILQRLSHTDRVQLQRSLDYPEESAGRLMQTDFIAVPPFWSVGQTIDYMREAEDLPDTFHEIFVVDPGFRLIGALPLDKLLRTKRATKVSAIMEEDVHPFEAKEDREEVARSFERYNLVSAGVVDDAGRLVGMVMIDDIVDVIQEEAEEDLRGLAGLGDEEISDAVLVTAKSRFTWLVVNLATAVLASVVISLFEGTIEAMVALAVLMPIVASMGGNAGTQTMTVAVRALATQELDARNMWRVLRREVLVSLLNGIALAVLIGIAATLWFGNSGLGTVIGAAIVINMVSAGLSGLLIPVVLEKIGVDPAIASSVFVTTVTDIVGFFAFLWIAALWFGLPI; this is encoded by the coding sequence ATGCTGGAGCTTCCGGCCGTGCGCGACGACGAGGGGCGCATTTCCGCAGAATTTCTCGCGCTGATCGAAGCGGCCATCGAGGCGGAGGATGCGGCCGCGCTCATCGGGCTGGTGGGCGACCTGCACGAGGCGGATGTCGCCGACCTGATCGAATCGATGGATGGCGACAGCCGGGGCCCCTTCGTCCGGCTGCTCGGTGACGAGTTCGATTTCGCCACCCTGACGGAACTCGACGAGGCGGTCCGCCTCAAGATCCTGGAAGAGCTGCCGGCGAAGACGCTGGCGGAAGGAATCGGCGAGCTCGATTCCGACGATGCCGTCTACATTCTGGAGGACCTGAGCGAGGAAGAGCAGGCAGCGATCCTGCAGCGGCTGTCGCACACCGATCGCGTCCAGCTTCAGCGCTCTCTCGACTATCCGGAAGAATCCGCCGGCCGTCTCATGCAGACGGACTTCATTGCGGTGCCGCCGTTCTGGAGCGTCGGGCAGACCATCGACTACATGCGCGAGGCGGAAGACCTGCCGGACACGTTTCACGAGATCTTCGTCGTCGATCCGGGCTTTCGTCTGATCGGCGCGCTGCCGCTCGACAAGTTGCTGCGTACCAAGCGGGCGACAAAGGTCTCCGCGATCATGGAGGAGGACGTCCACCCCTTCGAGGCAAAGGAAGACCGGGAAGAGGTCGCCCGGTCCTTCGAGCGTTACAACCTCGTCTCCGCCGGTGTGGTCGACGATGCCGGACGGCTGGTCGGCATGGTCATGATCGACGATATCGTCGACGTCATTCAGGAGGAGGCGGAAGAGGATCTGCGCGGCCTTGCCGGCCTGGGTGACGAGGAGATTTCCGACGCGGTGCTTGTCACCGCCAAATCCCGTTTCACCTGGCTGGTGGTCAATCTTGCGACCGCGGTGCTCGCTTCGGTCGTCATTTCGCTGTTCGAGGGCACCATCGAGGCGATGGTGGCGCTCGCGGTGCTGATGCCGATCGTCGCCTCCATGGGCGGCAATGCCGGCACACAGACGATGACGGTCGCGGTGCGCGCGCTTGCGACCCAGGAACTCGATGCCCGCAACATGTGGCGGGTGTTGCGCAGGGAGGTGCTGGTCAGCCTGCTCAACGGCATCGCGCTTGCGGTTCTGATCGGCATTGCCGCCACGCTTTGGTTCGGCAATTCGGGACTTGGCACTGTGATCGGCGCGGCCATCGTCATCAACATGGTGTCGGCCGGCCTGTCGGGCCTGCTCATTCCGGTGGTCCTGGAGAAGATCGGTGTCGATCCCGCGATTGCCTCCAGCGTTTTCGTCACCACCGTGACCGATATCGTCGGCTTCTTCGCCTTCCTGTGGATCGCGGCGCTCTGGTTCGGCCTGCCGATCTGA